TTTGCACGGCCACGGGCACAGGTGCGCCGCAGCCGATGGTCACAGCCAGGCTGGTGAGATCATGGGAGCCGATCAGCTCCGGGTTGGACATCATGGCAATAAAAAACGTGGGTGGCGCAAAAATCACGTTTACCTTGTTGGTTTCAATCAACCGGAAGGCATCTGCCAGATCAAACATGGGAACGGGAATCACCGTTCCGCCCTGGTAGAGGGTGGGCAGGAGGTGGAGAAAATAGCCGGCTGTGTGAAACATGGGCATGATGGAAAAGTTGACCTCATGGTCTCCCCAGGCCCGGAACGCATGGGTGTGGGTCAGGGAATTGAACACGAGGTTGAAATGGGTTTCAATGACCCCTTTGGATTTGCCCGTGGTTCCGGCGGTGTAGAGCAGCAGGGCGGTTTCGGTCCTGGCATCCACGGCCGCAGGTGCTGTCAGGGGCCTGTATTTTTCAATGGTGCTGAAAAAATCCAGGGCGCCCGGTACCCGGCTTTTGGGGATGTCCCAGAACATTTTCAATGTATTGGACACCACCGCGTCATCTGCTGCCCAGTCCCGGATGTGGGTGGTGATGACCTGCTTGAGGGTATTGTCTTCAACCAGGGGCTGCACCCGGTCTGCAAGCAGATCCAGGATCAAAACGGCCCTTGCGCCGGCATCCCGGATCTGGTAGGCGACTTCTTCAGCCTGGTACATGATGTTGACGGGCGTGTGTACGGCCCCGATCATGGCGGCTCCGTAAAAGGCAATGATATGCTGGATGCTGTTGGGCAGCATGGCGGCCACCACATCGCCTTTTTCAATGCCCAGGTCTTTTAACAATGCGGCATACTGGCCGATCATGCGCTGTAATTGCCGGTAGGAGGCGGCCTTGTCCAGAAAAATCACCGCTGTGTCATCTCCGCGGTTTGCAGCAGTGCGGGAAAACAGTTCATAAATGGAAATTTCCGGAACCGGCGGCATGGCTTCGAAAAACCAGGTGGGATGACTGATAACATAAGCGTCTTTTGGCGCGTATGCCAGGCCTTCGTCAAGCCACGCTTCCGGGTAGTTCATCTGCCGGTAGCAATGATAAAGGGCCGTGTCAAAAAAAGCGCTTCCTTGTTGAAACCTGGGGGGCATCTGAGCTGTCATCCGGGACCTCCTTTGCAAGGTGGGTGTCGCACAGGGATCAATCGTTGATTTTGCCTTTAAACATTGTTTATATATGTATATAGGAGTTTTTGGCCGGGCACAAATGTTTTGATTTGGTCAGTAACAAATTATTTTTTCTATCCATTTTTTTCATTGTGCTTAAATTGTTGTCCATCAGGGAAAATGGGTATAGGGTAAAAAACTTTTAATCCCTGCCCGCATGCATACAGCCTGATTCATTGCTGCATGCGGGATGTGAACATGGATGAAAAATGCAGACACCTGAACCCGGAAAGGCCTTTCCGGCCAGACGCAAATAATTGGAGAGATTCTGCCATGACCGATACGCCAAAGGATGAACAGAAAAAAAGCCTTGTGGATTTATTTACAAAAGAGGAGCTCAAGACTTTTTTTCTCCGATACCTGCTGGTTCTCGGCGGCATTGAAGTGGTGATTTTCCTTGCCGCATTTTTTTCCATCCTTGAGCCCTATCCCAGCCCCTTTCCATGGCGGGAGTATTTTTATGCCGCTTTTACCATTCCCATCGGCATCACCTTTATGCTCGGCATTGTGATCATTGCCTTCAATACCTATTATTTCAGGGACAGCGGCCATTTTGACGGGCTGAAGTCCTCTCTTGACGAGGATGAAGCCACGGCATTTCAAAAACGAAAAATGTTTTTAAACCTGTCCTGGCAGTTTCAGTTTTTGCTCTTTCTGCTGCTTTTGGGCTTGTGTGCCCTGATCATGTTTCACTTAAACGACATATTGGCACTGATGGGCAATGCCGGAGAAAAGGCGCTGAACGCCGTGCTGATTTTTGCCGGGATTTTGCTCACAGCTGTGGTGCTGCTGGGTTTTCTTTTCCTCTGGCTTCATTACAAGCTGCGCAAAAAGAAAATGGAAGACGCCCACCAGTACAAGTGCGAACTCATGAGCCAGGCCGGCATGCTGCTGCTTGATGACAACACGGTTATTGACAGCCAGGGAAACGTCATCCACCAGCCAAAGCAGCCCCATGGAAAAACCGAATCCGTAAAGGCTGTCGGATCCGGGGATGTTTCCCTGCTGCCCCGTGTTTCCGGCCGCAACCGGAACCCGGACTGAGAGTGGTTTCGGGCGTAATGTTATTGGGCTGAAAGTGCAAAAAGTTCAGAAATATCCCGGACTGCCATTTCCGATTCCAGGCCCTCCACCTTGACCGCGTCTTCGAGCATGGTCAGGCAGTTGGGGCAGGCCACGGCCAGGATGTCTGCGCCCGTTTCCCTGGCCTGGCGGACCCGGATCCGGGCCGGACTGTCCGGGCTTGCGCCCAGAAGGTCTGTGTAATAATTGCCGGCGCCCCCGCCGCAGCAAAGGGCGCTTTTACCGCTTCGCTGCATTTCAGCAATCCGGGCGCCGGCCACAGCTTTCAGCACTTTTCTGGGGGCCTTGTATTCGTTGTTCCAGCGGCCGAGAAAGCACGGATCATGGAAGGTAATGCAGGCCCCGTCTAAACGGGGTGCCCGGAGCCGGCCCTGGCCGATCAGGTCGGCGAGTATCTGCGTATAGTGATATACTTCAACATCTGCGCCCTGCTGCGGATACTTGTTTTTTATGACATTAAAGGAATGGGGAGAGAGGGTGATGATTTTTTTCACTCCGCGTCTTTTAAAGGTTGCGATATTTTTTTCCGCCAGCAATTCAAATAGGCCGTCTTCGCCCATCAGGTCCACTTCATTGCCGTCATCGGTTTCTTCATTGCCCAGCACGCCAAAAGAGACCCCGGCAGACTGCAGCACTTGCGCCACAGACCGGGCCGCCTGCTGCGCCCGGGTGTCATAGGCGCCTTCACTGCCCGTAAAATAGCAATACTCCTGGTCGGCATAAGGCTCCACAGACAGGTCCCCGGCCCAGTCGCCCCGCTTTTTGGCCCCGAGCCCATATGGATTGCCGTGAAGCTGGACATTTTTTAAGTAGTCTTTGACCGGCGGGGGCAGCAGCCCGAGCTCCACCATTTCGTTTCTGGCCGCCACCACCATGTTGATGATTTCATCTGAAAATGACAACGGGCATTTTTCCTCGCAGTTTTTGCATGCCACACAGGAATAAACAATGTCTGCAAGATGCGGAGACCACTGGATTTCGCCGGTGACCCAGGCCCGGATCAGCCACAG
The Desulfosalsimonas propionicica DNA segment above includes these coding regions:
- a CDS encoding class I adenylate-forming enzyme family protein yields the protein MTAQMPPRFQQGSAFFDTALYHCYRQMNYPEAWLDEGLAYAPKDAYVISHPTWFFEAMPPVPEISIYELFSRTAANRGDDTAVIFLDKAASYRQLQRMIGQYAALLKDLGIEKGDVVAAMLPNSIQHIIAFYGAAMIGAVHTPVNIMYQAEEVAYQIRDAGARAVLILDLLADRVQPLVEDNTLKQVITTHIRDWAADDAVVSNTLKMFWDIPKSRVPGALDFFSTIEKYRPLTAPAAVDARTETALLLYTAGTTGKSKGVIETHFNLVFNSLTHTHAFRAWGDHEVNFSIMPMFHTAGYFLHLLPTLYQGGTVIPVPMFDLADAFRLIETNKVNVIFAPPTFFIAMMSNPELIGSHDLTSLAVTIGCGAPVPVAVQNRWQETTGVKLVNGWGMTETNSGGIISIPGIKEKDDAIGIPVFSEVKIVDEKANIVGRNQEGEICYRGLQLARGYLNKPAETIAAFMPNGWFHTGDRGYVDEADFVHFVDRIKDLIVASGYNIAPVEVEDVLYRHPGVAEAAVVGIADTYRGETVKAVIAPKPEYKDRITEQEIIDLCKAHLATFKVPRTVEFRDSLPKNAVGKILRRMLRQT
- a CDS encoding (Fe-S)-binding protein; the encoded protein is MALAQYKYMDIIHRCFRCGYCKFPQDWADVDNCPAYARHRLESYSNGGRLWLIRAWVTGEIQWSPHLADIVYSCVACKNCEEKCPLSFSDEIINMVVAARNEMVELGLLPPPVKDYLKNVQLHGNPYGLGAKKRGDWAGDLSVEPYADQEYCYFTGSEGAYDTRAQQAARSVAQVLQSAGVSFGVLGNEETDDGNEVDLMGEDGLFELLAEKNIATFKRRGVKKIITLSPHSFNVIKNKYPQQGADVEVYHYTQILADLIGQGRLRAPRLDGACITFHDPCFLGRWNNEYKAPRKVLKAVAGARIAEMQRSGKSALCCGGGAGNYYTDLLGASPDSPARIRVRQARETGADILAVACPNCLTMLEDAVKVEGLESEMAVRDISELFALSAQ